In Nitrospirota bacterium, a single genomic region encodes these proteins:
- a CDS encoding polyprenyl synthetase family protein, producing MNLDLYLKEKKRLVDNFLKKYIASKKKQKDCPEQLSEAMDYSLLAGGKRIRPVLAISSYAAVGGRSNNILPVASSIELIHTYSLIHDDLPAMDNDDFRRNKPTAHKTFGEATAILAGDALLTDAFNIISNTDADPEKLIRVIRELSYASGPEGMVGGQTVDILLEGKKVKKDDIVYIHTHKTGALIRGSVRIGAIMAGSSPEKLAALTEYGEKTGLAFQVVDDILDITGTKEELGKTAGADKAKGKNTYPSAFGIKKSRAIAERLVNDSVKALKCFDSKADPLREIAGYILSRRN from the coding sequence ATGAATCTTGATCTCTATTTAAAAGAAAAGAAACGGCTCGTAGATAATTTTCTCAAAAAATATATTGCTTCCAAAAAAAAGCAGAAGGATTGTCCGGAACAACTCAGCGAGGCAATGGACTACTCTTTGCTGGCGGGCGGAAAAAGGATAAGGCCCGTCTTGGCAATATCAAGTTATGCGGCAGTTGGAGGGAGATCAAATAATATTCTGCCGGTAGCATCTTCCATCGAATTAATCCATACATATTCATTAATACATGACGACCTGCCTGCCATGGACAATGATGATTTCAGAAGAAATAAACCTACGGCGCACAAAACCTTCGGCGAAGCTACCGCCATACTTGCAGGCGATGCGCTGCTTACAGACGCCTTTAACATTATTTCCAATACTGACGCGGACCCGGAGAAACTTATAAGAGTAATCCGGGAACTCTCATACGCCAGCGGCCCGGAAGGCATGGTGGGAGGGCAGACCGTAGACATCCTTCTTGAAGGCAAAAAGGTGAAAAAGGACGACATCGTATATATTCATACACATAAGACAGGGGCGCTCATCAGGGGTTCTGTCCGCATCGGCGCTATAATGGCCGGGTCCTCTCCGGAAAAACTCGCGGCCCTGACGGAATACGGGGAAAAGACAGGGCTTGCATTTCAGGTTGTGGATGATATCCTTGATATTACAGGCACGAAAGAAGAGCTGGGCAAGACAGCCGGTGCTGATAAGGCAAAAGGCAAGAATACATATCCATCAGCCTTCGGAATAAAAAAATCACGGGCGATCGCAGAACGGCTTGTAAATGACTCCGTTAAGGCGTTAAAATGCTTTGACAGCAAGGCAGACCCATTGAGGGAGATCGCAGGATATATTTTATCAAGAAGGAATTAA
- a CDS encoding 1-deoxy-D-xylulose-5-phosphate synthase, translating into MLIEKIKSPEDVKKLSAAELTELADELREIIIGTVATNGGHLASNLGAIDLTIALHYVFNSPSDKIIWDVGHQSYAHKLLTGRYNSFSSIRQYGGISGFPRRTESPHDAFGTGHSSTSISAALGIAVARDQKKEKFKVAAVIGDGAMTAGLAFEGLNHAGHLKKDLIVILNDNEMSISPNVGALSAYLRRIMMGDLYTKFKKETKQFLERIPTFGEPVLKIAQKAEDTVKGFFVPGLLFEELGFEYVGPVDGHKIDSLIETLERFRDFPGPVLIHAITKKGKGYEPAEKNPGIFHGVGPFDIETGELRSSGKKSYSDIFGDCLVRLAKDDSRIVAITAAMTEGTGLSEFVNNFPKRFYDVGIAEPHAATFAAGLATQGLKPVVAIYSTFLQRAYDEIIHDVCLQNLPVVFAIDRSGIVGDDGPTHNGSFDISFLRHIPNLIVMAPKDGHELQCMLKTALSLDGPSAIRYPRGAAIEDQGHDDLKTIPIGKAEVLTDGDDILIIAIGSTVTPAEASAQLLAEAGVHACVVNARFVKPLDTDLIFRLAKNIKHVLTVEENAVAGGFGSAVLEELSLSDIEGLKIKLLGLPDAFIEHGSQGLLRKKLGLDAEGIAREALALIGDKRKISKQG; encoded by the coding sequence ATGTTAATAGAAAAAATAAAATCTCCGGAAGACGTCAAAAAACTCTCAGCAGCCGAATTAACTGAGCTTGCGGACGAGCTGCGAGAAATAATCATCGGGACGGTGGCGACCAACGGCGGACATCTCGCGTCAAACCTCGGCGCAATTGATCTCACCATAGCCCTTCATTATGTTTTTAATTCTCCGTCAGACAAGATAATCTGGGATGTCGGGCACCAGTCTTACGCGCACAAACTGCTGACCGGCAGATATAACTCTTTCTCAAGCATCAGGCAATACGGCGGCATTTCCGGATTTCCCAGGAGAACGGAAAGCCCGCATGACGCCTTTGGCACGGGCCACAGCTCAACTTCAATATCCGCAGCGCTCGGCATAGCCGTGGCAAGAGACCAGAAAAAGGAAAAGTTCAAGGTTGCGGCAGTTATCGGCGACGGCGCAATGACCGCGGGCCTCGCTTTTGAAGGGCTGAACCACGCGGGACATTTAAAGAAAGACCTTATCGTCATTCTGAATGACAACGAGATGTCCATCTCTCCCAATGTAGGCGCACTTTCCGCTTATCTCCGCAGGATAATGATGGGGGACTTATATACGAAATTCAAGAAGGAAACCAAACAGTTTTTAGAGCGCATCCCGACGTTCGGGGAGCCTGTATTAAAAATAGCGCAAAAGGCGGAAGACACGGTCAAAGGGTTCTTTGTTCCCGGCCTTCTCTTTGAAGAATTGGGGTTTGAATACGTCGGCCCCGTTGACGGCCATAAGATAGATTCACTTATTGAGACCCTGGAAAGATTCAGAGATTTTCCGGGGCCTGTCCTGATACACGCGATCACGAAAAAAGGGAAAGGCTATGAGCCCGCGGAGAAGAATCCCGGAATTTTTCACGGAGTCGGCCCGTTTGATATAGAAACAGGCGAGCTGCGTTCTTCAGGCAAAAAATCATACAGCGATATCTTCGGTGATTGTCTCGTAAGGCTCGCAAAAGATGACAGCCGCATTGTAGCGATAACCGCCGCGATGACGGAAGGCACGGGACTTTCGGAATTTGTGAATAATTTTCCGAAGAGATTTTATGACGTGGGCATTGCCGAGCCTCATGCCGCAACCTTTGCCGCTGGACTTGCAACCCAGGGGCTAAAGCCTGTCGTGGCAATTTATTCGACCTTCCTGCAAAGGGCTTATGATGAAATTATCCATGATGTGTGCCTGCAAAACCTGCCTGTGGTTTTTGCGATTGACAGAAGCGGCATAGTTGGAGACGACGGCCCTACACACAACGGCTCGTTTGATATATCATTCCTGAGGCATATTCCCAATCTGATCGTCATGGCCCCGAAAGACGGTCATGAACTGCAATGCATGTTAAAGACCGCGTTGTCCCTCGACGGCCCCAGCGCAATAAGATATCCGAGGGGAGCGGCAATCGAAGATCAGGGGCATGATGATTTAAAGACTATTCCAATAGGCAAAGCAGAAGTTTTGACAGATGGGGACGATATCCTGATCATAGCCATAGGCAGCACAGTAACTCCAGCCGAGGCCTCCGCGCAGCTTCTTGCAGAGGCCGGTGTCCACGCGTGTGTGGTCAATGCAAGATTCGTAAAGCCTCTGGATACTGATTTAATTTTCCGCCTTGCAAAAAATATCAAACATGTCCTTACAGTCGAGGAGAACGCGGTCGCCGGCGGCTTCGGAAGCGCTGTGCTGGAAGAGCTTTCCCTGTCCGACATTGAGGGACTGAAAATTAAAC